The Thiovulum sp. ES genome includes a region encoding these proteins:
- a CDS encoding hypothetical protein (IMG reference gene:2508610214_SP) — FAINVGWIKSFDELKNAFDKLELIET, encoded by the coding sequence TTTTGCAATAAATGTTGGCTGGATAAAATCTTTTGATGAATTGAAAAATGCTTTTGACAAATTGGAATTGATTGAAACATAA